The Nitrospira sp. KM1 genome includes a window with the following:
- a CDS encoding DNA topoisomerase VI subunit B → MAKTHKSKSTSATSVSASAPSPPESAAATKISARPAQQVTAVEMGARQREISVSEFFTKNRHLLGFDSPRKSLLTCVKEAVDNALDASEEAGILPDVTVRLEVVSNGEPVAPSQATKFRITVTDNGPGIVRQQIPRIFAKLLYGSKFHRLRMSRGQQGIGISAAGMYGQLTTGKPVKIISRTGPRAAAHFFEVQIDTKKNEPLVHENKQIDWEQPQGTQVTLEVEGKYQKGRASVDEWLEQTSIANPHVKLVYHTPEGETKEYARTYHELPPSPREIKPHPYGIEFGMMLKMLQDTKSHSLSGFLSGDFCRVSPQLADEMCKEAKVSPNVKPRDLKGPAAEKLYQTVQATKIMAPPTNCISPIGEKAILSGLYKQIKGEFYTAVSRPPAVYRGNPFAIEAGLAYGNRPEDQNKPQQPAMPKAEGEDDEGDSELARVIRYANRVPLLYQQSACSTFKAVLNTTWKNYGVSQSRGALPGGPMVIFVHMASVWVPFTSESKEAIADYDEIQKEITLALRECGRRLGLFLRRRERAASEFRRRNIFELYIEEVVEACNRLKGGKLPKEKLKAQLQKIATSRTGGLKTDEALGKTGAGPEGLPHSIIVTAEGVEGEAELASQVEADAEAVSESGEPPTEKDRIAVPDEKMNEKGAGAKAKSKSSKARPGQMPLFSEKPAGGSRRSRKAGKDAKPVAPRGKK, encoded by the coding sequence ATGGCCAAGACACATAAGTCCAAGTCCACATCGGCAACATCCGTTTCCGCGTCCGCCCCATCGCCTCCCGAATCAGCCGCTGCAACGAAAATCTCCGCCAGGCCGGCGCAGCAGGTGACGGCTGTCGAAATGGGTGCGCGCCAGCGCGAGATTTCGGTCTCGGAATTTTTCACGAAGAACCGGCACCTGCTCGGCTTCGACAGTCCGCGCAAGTCATTGCTGACCTGCGTGAAGGAAGCCGTCGATAACGCGCTCGATGCAAGCGAGGAAGCCGGGATCTTGCCGGACGTCACGGTGCGCCTCGAAGTCGTGTCGAACGGAGAGCCGGTCGCGCCCAGCCAGGCCACGAAATTCCGCATCACCGTCACGGATAACGGACCCGGTATCGTGCGCCAGCAGATTCCCCGAATTTTTGCGAAGCTCTTGTACGGGTCGAAGTTCCATCGGCTCCGCATGAGCCGGGGCCAGCAGGGGATCGGCATCTCTGCCGCCGGCATGTACGGACAGCTCACGACCGGCAAACCCGTCAAGATCATTTCGCGCACGGGACCGCGCGCGGCCGCCCATTTCTTCGAAGTGCAGATCGACACCAAGAAGAACGAGCCGCTCGTCCATGAGAACAAGCAAATCGACTGGGAGCAGCCGCAGGGAACCCAGGTCACACTCGAGGTCGAAGGGAAATACCAGAAGGGCCGGGCGTCCGTCGACGAATGGCTCGAACAAACGTCGATTGCCAATCCGCACGTCAAGCTCGTGTATCACACGCCGGAAGGCGAGACGAAGGAATACGCTCGCACCTATCACGAACTGCCGCCGTCCCCGCGCGAGATCAAGCCGCATCCGTACGGCATCGAATTCGGCATGATGCTCAAGATGCTCCAGGACACCAAGAGCCATTCTCTGTCCGGATTCCTGTCGGGCGACTTTTGCCGCGTGTCGCCTCAACTGGCCGATGAGATGTGCAAGGAAGCCAAGGTCTCGCCGAACGTGAAGCCGCGCGATTTGAAGGGGCCGGCTGCGGAGAAACTGTACCAGACGGTCCAGGCCACCAAGATCATGGCGCCGCCGACCAACTGCATTTCGCCGATCGGCGAGAAGGCGATCTTGTCCGGTTTGTATAAACAGATCAAAGGCGAATTCTATACGGCCGTGAGCCGTCCGCCGGCGGTGTATCGGGGCAATCCGTTTGCGATCGAAGCCGGTCTGGCCTACGGCAACCGACCGGAAGATCAGAATAAGCCGCAACAGCCGGCCATGCCGAAGGCGGAAGGCGAGGACGACGAGGGCGACTCGGAACTCGCCAGGGTGATCCGCTATGCCAATCGCGTGCCCTTGCTCTATCAACAATCGGCCTGCTCGACGTTCAAGGCCGTCCTCAACACGACGTGGAAGAACTATGGTGTCAGCCAGTCCCGGGGAGCGTTACCCGGCGGGCCGATGGTGATCTTCGTGCACATGGCGTCCGTGTGGGTGCCGTTCACCAGCGAATCGAAAGAAGCGATCGCCGACTACGACGAAATCCAGAAAGAGATCACGCTCGCGCTGCGTGAATGCGGCCGGCGCCTCGGGCTGTTCCTCCGGCGTCGTGAGCGGGCGGCGAGTGAATTCCGGCGGCGGAATATTTTCGAATTGTATATCGAAGAAGTCGTTGAGGCCTGCAATCGCCTGAAAGGCGGCAAGCTCCCCAAAGAAAAGTTGAAGGCGCAGTTGCAGAAAATCGCGACGTCGCGAACCGGCGGACTGAAGACCGACGAAGCCCTCGGAAAGACGGGCGCAGGTCCGGAGGGCCTCCCGCATTCAATCATCGTGACGGCCGAAGGCGTCGAGGGCGAAGCCGAACTGGCTTCTCAGGTGGAAGCCGATGCGGAGGCCGTCTCCGAGTCCGGCGAACCGCCGACGGAGAAGGATCGTATTGCTGTTCCAGATGAAAAGATGAACGAGAAAGGCGCGGGCGCCAAAGCAAAGAGCAAGTCGTCGAAGGCCAGGCCGGGTCAAATGCCGCTCTTCTCGGAAAAGCCGGCCGGCGGTTCGCGCAGGTCACGCAAGGCCGGTAAAGACGCAAAACCTGTTGCACCCCGTGGAAAGAAATAG
- a CDS encoding GYD domain-containing protein, whose translation MQTYVSLVKFTQHGLQSMKEKGMERAEMVKHHAKTLGGKLVQAYYCLGEYDVVAVWEFPDNKTAMKAAVMNAAMGHIQITTMPAVPRDEWKTLLKESLGKR comes from the coding sequence ATGCAAACCTATGTGAGCCTCGTGAAGTTCACACAGCACGGTCTCCAGTCCATGAAAGAAAAGGGTATGGAGAGGGCCGAGATGGTGAAACATCATGCAAAGACATTGGGTGGAAAGCTGGTCCAGGCCTACTATTGTCTCGGCGAGTACGATGTCGTCGCCGTCTGGGAATTTCCCGACAACAAAACGGCCATGAAGGCCGCCGTCATGAACGCGGCGATGGGACACATCCAGATTACGACCATGCCGGCCGTTCCCAGGGACGAGTGGAAGACCCTGCTCAAAGAAAGTCTCGGAAAGCGTTGA